The following coding sequences are from one Patescibacteria group bacterium window:
- a CDS encoding metal-sensitive transcriptional regulator, which produces MKKSSDGVKNRISKIEGQLNGIRKMLDNDKACMDVMAQILAIREAVSALGIEILKDDLICNKKNLKGLDEQYLKTLFKIK; this is translated from the coding sequence ATGAAAAAATCCAGTGATGGGGTTAAAAATAGAATTTCAAAAATAGAAGGACAACTTAACGGGATTAGAAAAATGTTAGACAATGACAAAGCTTGCATGGATGTTATGGCGCAAATTCTTGCAATTAGAGAAGCAGTCTCTGCTCTTGGTATTGAGATATTGAAAGATGATTTAATTTGTAATAAGAAAAACCTCAAAGGGCTAGACGAACAGTATTTA